In one window of Armatimonadota bacterium DNA:
- a CDS encoding DUF5060 domain-containing protein, which translates to MTDYRIVLLSAAGMLCLLAWASGCASAAGPAFSGISVEPQRVTRYAKAEITFHLSRTYDNPFDPEQIDVTAEIRTPSGTRIAIPAFPYQEYRSVREDDKESVEPGGELAWKVRFAPTEAGRHSVRIRAKDAQGPTTSEEIAFEAVASDSPGFIRRSTRAPRHFEFDSGKPYFALGENVCWPGQNAPLREYEMWFGHLSEARCNFARLWLAGPWIATAPIYCPDRPKEVGPGRYSQRSSWRLDRVVEIAEERGIYVMLCLDSFNSLRVSQPYPAFDEYPLNAKFGGPLESPDGFFTDPEARKLFQRRLRYYVARWGYSTNVFAWEFWNEVDIIEHYDSAQVAAWHRDMARYLRALDPWDHLITTSFARSPGDPAIDGSPEMDLVQTHCYGPRDIAGALTAWSRDKAAQYEKPHFVGEFGADGLGARDQEDKQGVHLHNGIWATALSGDAGTAMTWWWDQYIEPQNQYRHFAALARFLDGVDWLGTAYGPASIERVAFPDGAPFRAADFTVDPKVASWEQHPANEPREYRVGRDGVITDADVLSRLLHGLVNHRDKHNPPTFIVDYPADGAFEVIVSGVSGWGGANLRVRLDDETKLAAEFPDDAPDDHETMQQYDGAYRVEVPAGPHRIMVENEGTDWLYVSYRFVGYLTAPDVRVVGLANSDSALLWIQNKANTWWNALEGFEIAPLAPVCITIADLTDGEYTVEWWDTYSGAPVSTDEVNAEGGKLTIMTSEIPRDAACKVARRK; encoded by the coding sequence GTGACCGACTATCGAATCGTTTTGTTGTCCGCCGCGGGCATGCTGTGCCTCCTGGCCTGGGCCAGCGGGTGCGCCTCGGCCGCCGGGCCGGCATTCAGCGGTATCAGCGTCGAGCCCCAACGCGTCACGCGGTACGCGAAGGCGGAGATCACGTTCCACCTGTCCCGGACCTATGACAATCCCTTCGATCCCGAGCAGATTGACGTGACTGCGGAGATCCGCACGCCGTCGGGCACACGAATCGCCATCCCCGCGTTTCCCTATCAGGAGTACCGCAGCGTGCGCGAGGACGACAAGGAATCCGTCGAACCGGGGGGCGAGCTGGCGTGGAAGGTTCGCTTCGCGCCGACGGAGGCCGGGCGCCACAGCGTTCGTATCCGGGCAAAAGACGCCCAGGGGCCAACGACCTCCGAGGAGATCGCGTTCGAGGCCGTGGCGAGCGACAGCCCCGGGTTCATCCGCCGCAGCACACGCGCGCCGCGTCATTTCGAGTTCGACTCCGGCAAGCCGTATTTTGCGCTCGGCGAGAACGTCTGCTGGCCAGGCCAGAATGCGCCGCTGCGCGAATACGAGATGTGGTTCGGCCATCTCAGCGAAGCCCGCTGCAACTTCGCGCGGCTGTGGCTGGCTGGGCCATGGATCGCCACGGCGCCCATCTACTGCCCGGATCGCCCCAAGGAGGTCGGCCCTGGCCGCTACAGCCAGCGCAGTTCTTGGCGCCTGGACCGAGTCGTCGAGATCGCCGAGGAACGCGGCATCTACGTCATGCTGTGCCTCGATTCATTCAACTCGCTGCGCGTCAGCCAGCCCTATCCGGCCTTCGATGAATACCCGCTGAATGCCAAGTTCGGCGGGCCGCTTGAATCTCCCGACGGCTTCTTCACGGATCCCGAAGCCCGCAAGTTATTCCAGCGCCGCCTGCGCTATTACGTCGCCCGCTGGGGCTACTCGACCAACGTCTTCGCCTGGGAGTTCTGGAACGAGGTGGACATCATCGAGCACTACGACTCGGCGCAGGTTGCGGCATGGCATCGCGACATGGCGCGATACCTGCGCGCGCTCGACCCGTGGGATCACCTCATCACCACAAGCTTCGCGCGCAGCCCGGGCGATCCCGCGATTGACGGTTCGCCGGAAATGGACCTCGTGCAGACCCACTGCTACGGTCCGCGCGACATCGCCGGCGCGCTCACGGCCTGGTCGCGCGACAAGGCGGCGCAGTACGAAAAGCCGCATTTCGTCGGCGAGTTCGGGGCCGACGGCCTGGGAGCGCGCGACCAGGAGGACAAGCAAGGCGTCCATCTGCACAACGGCATCTGGGCCACGGCGCTATCAGGCGACGCGGGCACGGCGATGACGTGGTGGTGGGACCAGTACATCGAACCGCAGAACCAGTACCGTCACTTCGCGGCCCTGGCGCGATTCCTGGACGGCGTGGACTGGCTTGGCACCGCTTACGGCCCGGCGAGCATCGAGCGCGTGGCATTCCCCGACGGCGCGCCGTTCCGGGCCGCCGACTTCACGGTTGACCCGAAGGTCGCGTCGTGGGAGCAGCATCCGGCAAACGAGCCGCGCGAGTACCGCGTCGGCCGCGATGGGGTGATCACCGATGCCGATGTCCTCAGCCGCCTGCTCCACGGCCTGGTCAATCACAGGGACAAGCACAACCCGCCCACGTTCATCGTGGATTATCCCGCCGACGGCGCGTTCGAGGTAATCGTGAGCGGAGTGTCCGGCTGGGGCGGCGCCAACCTGCGCGTCCGCCTCGACGACGAGACGAAGCTCGCGGCGGAGTTCCCCGACGATGCCCCTGACGACCACGAGACGATGCAGCAGTACGACGGCGCGTACCGAGTCGAGGTGCCGGCCGGGCCGCACCGCATCATGGTCGAGAACGAGGGCACCGACTGGTTGTATGTGTCCTACCGCTTTGTCGGCTACCTCACGGCGCCCGACGTGCGCGTCGTCGGCCTGGCCAACTCGGACTCAGCACTGCTGTGGATCCAGAACAAGGCCAACACGTGGTGGAACGCGCTGGAGGGCTTCGAGATCGCCCCTCTCGCGCCCGTATGCATCACCATTGCAGACCTGACGGACGGCGAGTACACCGTCGAATGGTGGGACACGTATTCCGGCGCGCCTGTGTCGACAGACGAGGTGAACGCGGAGGGCGGGAAGCTGACCATCATGACTTCTGAGATTCCGCGCGACGCCGCGTGCAAGGTCGCGCGCCGCAAGTGA
- a CDS encoding alpha-N-arabinofuranosidase, whose product MACACTPRLTSVVALAAATALLLIASTAARARADGATLTVNLRQPGAGISPMLWGIFFEEINHAGDGGIYAELVRNRSFEDADAPDSWSLVTSGAATGSAALDDAHPLNDAHRRSLRLEITRADGGRVGVANAGYWGIAVKEGEQYVLSLHASCSEDFNGPLMVSLEHAAGLVYGQARLEGLGEQWQRFTCVLSANRTDPSARLVIAASAPGTVWLDTVSLFPKSTWHTRPNGLRADLAGTLADMKPSFVRFPGGCFVEGDVLENAFRWKNTIGDIAARPGHWNLWGYRSTDGLGYHEHLEMCEDLGAEPMFVINCGMAHGGNVPLAELAPWVQDALDAIEYANGPTTSTWGALRAKHGHPDPFDLKYVEIGNENGGPAYEERYARFHDAIKERYPDIQLIADVPVTSRDADIVDEHYYSSPEWFITNATRYDKRDRGGPKIFVGEYACTQQCGQGNLRAALAEAAFMTGLERNSDLVVMAAYAPLFVNVNDRRWNPDAICFDSSSAYGTPSYYVQKLFGEHRGDVVLPTELVVETGPLPTSGGAIGLATWNTQAEFTDIRVTHGDETLFAAGFGSGAPGWRVVRGEWSAQEGAYRQAAAGEDLRVVAGDANWGDYAYSLKARKLGGAEGFLIMFRVRDDGNWLWWNLGGWGNARHAIEKCVGGGKTILGDSVPGRIETGRWYDIRIELQGFRIRCYLDGDLIHDVEDVGPAPMTAVASRVSATGEVIVKVVNTSNAAHDTEVTLEGVSAVDSEGMAVTLTANSPDDENSLSQPTKVSPVTRRVTGLGRAFRYAFPPNSLTILRIGVTQAAR is encoded by the coding sequence GTGGCGTGCGCATGCACCCCCAGACTGACGAGCGTTGTCGCGCTGGCAGCGGCCACGGCACTGCTCCTGATCGCGTCAACCGCCGCCCGCGCGCGCGCCGACGGGGCGACTCTGACCGTGAACCTGCGACAGCCGGGCGCAGGAATCAGCCCGATGTTGTGGGGCATCTTCTTCGAGGAGATCAACCACGCCGGCGACGGCGGCATCTATGCCGAACTCGTGCGCAACCGCTCATTCGAGGATGCGGATGCGCCGGACAGTTGGTCCTTGGTGACGAGCGGAGCGGCCACGGGCAGCGCGGCGTTGGATGACGCCCACCCCTTGAACGACGCGCATCGACGCTCTCTGCGTCTTGAGATCACCCGCGCTGACGGCGGGCGCGTCGGCGTCGCCAACGCGGGCTACTGGGGAATCGCCGTGAAGGAGGGCGAGCAGTACGTTCTGTCCCTTCACGCGAGCTGCAGCGAGGATTTCAACGGCCCCCTGATGGTCAGCCTCGAGCACGCCGCCGGGTTGGTGTACGGACAGGCCAGGCTCGAAGGGCTCGGCGAGCAGTGGCAGCGCTTCACCTGTGTCCTCAGCGCGAATCGAACAGATCCCTCGGCTCGACTGGTGATCGCCGCATCCGCGCCCGGCACCGTCTGGCTCGACACGGTCTCTCTCTTTCCGAAAAGCACCTGGCACACACGTCCCAACGGCCTGCGCGCGGACCTCGCCGGAACGCTCGCCGACATGAAGCCATCCTTCGTCCGCTTCCCGGGCGGCTGCTTCGTGGAAGGCGATGTGCTTGAGAATGCTTTTCGGTGGAAAAACACGATCGGCGATATCGCCGCGCGGCCCGGCCACTGGAACCTGTGGGGCTATCGCTCGACCGACGGGCTGGGATATCACGAGCATCTTGAGATGTGCGAGGATCTCGGCGCCGAGCCGATGTTCGTCATCAATTGCGGCATGGCGCACGGCGGCAACGTCCCGCTCGCCGAGTTGGCACCGTGGGTGCAGGACGCGCTTGACGCCATCGAGTATGCGAACGGCCCGACGACCAGCACATGGGGCGCGCTGCGTGCGAAGCACGGGCATCCGGATCCCTTCGACCTCAAGTACGTTGAAATCGGCAACGAGAACGGCGGGCCGGCCTACGAGGAACGGTATGCGCGCTTCCACGACGCCATCAAAGAGCGCTATCCCGACATCCAGCTCATCGCCGACGTTCCGGTCACCAGCCGGGACGCGGATATCGTTGACGAGCACTACTACTCGAGCCCGGAGTGGTTCATCACCAACGCGACGCGCTACGACAAACGAGATCGGGGCGGGCCGAAGATCTTCGTCGGTGAATATGCCTGTACGCAGCAGTGCGGCCAGGGAAACCTGCGGGCCGCGCTCGCGGAGGCGGCGTTCATGACCGGGCTGGAGCGCAACTCGGACCTCGTCGTGATGGCCGCGTATGCTCCTCTATTCGTCAACGTCAATGACCGGCGCTGGAACCCCGACGCCATCTGCTTCGACAGCTCGTCCGCGTATGGCACGCCTTCGTACTACGTCCAGAAGCTGTTCGGCGAGCACCGCGGCGACGTCGTGTTGCCGACGGAACTCGTCGTCGAGACCGGGCCGTTGCCGACCTCCGGCGGCGCCATTGGACTCGCGACCTGGAACACGCAGGCGGAGTTCACGGATATCAGGGTCACGCATGGAGACGAGACGCTCTTCGCAGCGGGTTTTGGCAGCGGCGCACCGGGGTGGCGCGTCGTGCGTGGGGAGTGGAGCGCGCAGGAGGGTGCCTACAGGCAGGCCGCCGCAGGCGAAGACTTGCGAGTGGTCGCCGGCGATGCGAATTGGGGCGACTACGCGTACAGCCTTAAGGCGCGCAAGCTTGGGGGCGCGGAGGGGTTCCTCATCATGTTCCGCGTGCGCGATGACGGCAACTGGCTATGGTGGAACCTGGGCGGCTGGGGCAATGCGCGCCACGCCATCGAGAAGTGCGTCGGCGGCGGCAAGACGATCCTGGGCGATTCCGTACCCGGACGGATCGAAACCGGGCGGTGGTACGACATCAGGATCGAGCTGCAAGGTTTTCGTATCCGCTGCTACCTCGACGGCGACCTGATTCACGACGTTGAGGATGTGGGCCCGGCGCCCATGACGGCCGTCGCCAGCCGGGTCAGCGCGACCGGCGAGGTGATCGTCAAGGTCGTCAATACCTCAAACGCCGCGCACGATACGGAGGTGACGCTGGAAGGTGTGAGCGCGGTAGACTCCGAGGGCATGGCCGTGACCCTGACCGCGAATTCCCCGGACGACGAGAACTCGCTCAGTCAGCCCACGAAGGTGTCGCCGGTCACGCGGCGGGTCACCGGCCTGGGACGCGCCTTCCGCTATGCGTTCCCTCCGAACTCTCTCACAATCCTTAGGATTGGCGTGACGCAAGCGGCGCGATGA
- a CDS encoding epoxyqueuosine reductase, with the protein MDSRPLKEFARKCGADLVGVAPVERFEGAPAAMDPRYVFPDAKSVVVLGFRIPRGCFRGIEEGTYFAAYPSMGYAHINLVYAPNVLREVSLYLEDEGYEAVPVPNMTIMGGVNIHHGTPVDRPGVRPGLPPPDVTVHFRLAAVAAGLGEIGYSKVFLSPEFGPRQRLALLITDAPLEPDPLLEDPICDRCKICVSECPGGCIHSSETVKVNVGGKELEWGRLDVDRCTFAYAGGVKEFSPFAPADLPPLDETSKDVWKWLNEIPYNRAAVGIFHHQGASGGARGCIRACMIHLEEEGRIKARFHTPFRKRAQWQLSE; encoded by the coding sequence ATGGATTCCCGACCTCTGAAGGAGTTCGCCCGCAAGTGCGGGGCGGACCTGGTGGGCGTCGCGCCCGTGGAGCGTTTCGAGGGCGCGCCCGCGGCTATGGACCCCCGCTACGTCTTCCCCGACGCGAAGTCGGTCGTCGTCCTCGGCTTCCGCATCCCGCGCGGATGCTTCCGGGGCATTGAGGAAGGCACCTACTTCGCCGCCTACCCCTCGATGGGCTACGCCCACATCAACCTCGTGTATGCCCCCAACGTTCTGCGCGAGGTGTCGCTGTATCTCGAAGACGAAGGCTACGAAGCGGTGCCGGTGCCGAACATGACCATCATGGGCGGCGTCAACATCCACCATGGGACGCCCGTGGATCGGCCCGGCGTGCGTCCGGGTCTGCCGCCGCCGGACGTGACCGTGCACTTCCGGCTCGCCGCTGTCGCCGCGGGTCTGGGCGAGATCGGCTACAGCAAGGTCTTTCTGTCCCCGGAGTTCGGGCCGCGACAGCGCCTGGCGCTGCTCATCACCGACGCGCCGCTCGAGCCCGATCCGCTGCTGGAGGATCCGATCTGCGACCGCTGCAAGATTTGCGTGTCCGAATGCCCGGGCGGCTGCATTCACTCCTCGGAGACGGTGAAGGTCAACGTCGGCGGCAAGGAGTTGGAGTGGGGAAGGCTCGACGTTGATCGCTGCACCTTCGCCTATGCGGGCGGGGTCAAGGAATTCTCGCCCTTCGCGCCGGCCGATCTGCCCCCGCTCGACGAGACTTCGAAGGACGTCTGGAAATGGCTGAATGAGATACCGTACAACCGCGCGGCGGTCGGCATATTTCACCACCAGGGGGCCAGCGGCGGGGCGCGAGGCTGCATCCGCGCGTGCATGATCCACCTCGAAGAAGAGGGGCGCATCAAGGCGCGCTTCCACACCCCCTTTCGCAAGCGCGCTCAGTGGCAGCTGTCAGAGTAG
- a CDS encoding creatininase family protein — MSHEKRILELKELSWPQIDALDRDRTAYFIVVAPLEEHGRHLPVGTDLFEVESWQRTAAEMLADEFPDFSFVLCPSFPVGTSCVPGFPGNFEVSQRTLRAIIEEVVGDIASWGFRHIVVLAGHMAPRHLIVAEEACERVNRRFGEVAISPVGAFVRDMLRRRSKGGFGEHIQRTTEDIEDDVHAGWMETSMMLDLRPDLVDPSYRDLPATHLTTPDMLSPERIRRKVEGLGHIGTPAIASAELGRDANKTSIEWLVQVLGRFLRREGHERYRHGMFWRVLPLRTDFPRWAAGAGTALTVGALALRTLLRRWARDG, encoded by the coding sequence TTGTCACACGAGAAACGGATTCTTGAGCTGAAGGAGCTGTCGTGGCCGCAGATTGACGCGCTCGACCGCGATCGCACCGCCTATTTTATCGTCGTGGCGCCGCTCGAGGAACATGGCCGCCACCTCCCCGTCGGGACCGACCTGTTCGAAGTCGAGTCGTGGCAGCGGACGGCGGCCGAAATGCTCGCGGATGAATTCCCGGATTTCTCGTTCGTTCTGTGCCCGTCATTCCCGGTGGGCACCTCGTGCGTCCCGGGCTTTCCGGGCAACTTCGAGGTGAGCCAACGGACTCTACGCGCGATCATCGAGGAGGTCGTCGGCGACATCGCGTCGTGGGGATTCAGGCATATCGTCGTTCTTGCCGGGCACATGGCCCCGCGGCACCTCATCGTCGCCGAGGAGGCCTGCGAGCGAGTGAACAGGCGCTTCGGAGAGGTGGCGATATCTCCGGTGGGGGCGTTTGTCAGGGACATGCTGCGCCGCCGCAGCAAGGGAGGATTTGGCGAGCACATCCAGCGCACGACGGAGGACATTGAGGATGACGTTCACGCAGGCTGGATGGAGACCTCGATGATGCTCGACTTGCGCCCGGATCTGGTGGATCCCTCGTACCGCGACCTGCCGGCAACTCACCTGACGACACCCGACATGCTGTCGCCGGAGCGGATCAGGCGCAAGGTGGAGGGCCTGGGGCATATTGGCACGCCGGCGATTGCATCAGCCGAGCTCGGGCGCGACGCAAACAAGACTTCGATCGAGTGGCTCGTCCAGGTGCTTGGTCGCTTCCTGCGAAGGGAAGGCCACGAACGGTATCGCCATGGGATGTTCTGGCGCGTCCTGCCGTTGCGGACTGATTTCCCCCGCTGGGCGGCGGGCGCGGGGACGGCGCTCACCGTTGGGGCGCTGGCGCTGCGCACCCTCCTGCGCCGCTGGGCGCGGGACGGGTAA
- a CDS encoding phosphodiester glycosidase family protein, with protein sequence MPECKRNHTTASTCHGLWLTAALTMLAALGPGLPAAETPARMIAPGTSYRAIHRQQGPVGIHVIELDPSEEYISLACAIAGTVPGRLKVSELAVLASSASRYAVAAVNGDYFVMGGRTDGALFGLNVRDGHLVSAGGGRSALVLLDDGRARVASLRLDAWMQTSTGARVPISAMNQPRGRNDVVLYTPLFGTSTKTSASGREIVLRGVEEPLELGKVYETTVTASTYATGDLALWPEHVALSASGSTAGRLEQIRVGDKVKLCVNLAPDLEGKVVEAVGGGPVLVRDGRISIEREQENFTASHSDRRHPRTAAGIRPDGKVVLVAVDGRQARSVGMTLWELAQLMLDLGCRDAVNLDGGGSTTMWVRGEVVNSPSGGRQRPVGNALLVMSAAPHGPPTRMRITPESVSALPGYRVTVHTEAQDDYYNPVDMPAMGMGWAYEGPIGTVSPRGEFTAAEVAETATGAIKIFCGGVTARIPVTVHARPAALRIAPEAATAAPGQQIRFTVAPFDESGAPISFDPSQVRWQADTAAGMMSGDGVLTAGTGPAGTVNATLAGVTASARVVFATETVPVEGFEDDGACTAFSWPREVPVSCERVTEPVREGTYAARLTYDFTTTDESRAAYFEIKRDVGDALLLHAWVYGDGLGHWLRGKVTDANDHSFNLDFAPRIDWIGWREVTAPVPADAEPPIQWDAIYVSEFHPERQDTGAVVFDALRAERAAAPTQ encoded by the coding sequence ATGCCTGAATGCAAGCGCAACCACACCACAGCCTCGACCTGCCACGGCCTGTGGCTCACCGCGGCACTCACCATGCTCGCCGCGTTGGGGCCGGGCCTGCCCGCGGCGGAGACGCCGGCCCGGATGATCGCGCCCGGCACGTCGTACCGGGCGATTCACCGCCAGCAAGGACCGGTAGGTATCCACGTCATCGAACTCGATCCGAGTGAGGAGTACATATCGCTCGCCTGCGCGATCGCCGGGACGGTGCCCGGGAGGCTGAAGGTCAGCGAGTTGGCCGTCCTCGCATCGAGTGCCAGTCGCTACGCCGTGGCTGCGGTGAACGGCGACTACTTCGTGATGGGCGGCCGGACGGACGGCGCGCTGTTTGGCCTTAACGTCCGCGATGGACACTTAGTGTCAGCAGGCGGGGGGCGATCGGCACTCGTCTTGCTTGACGACGGGCGGGCGCGAGTAGCATCCCTGCGACTCGATGCCTGGATGCAGACATCCACGGGCGCGCGTGTGCCCATATCGGCGATGAACCAGCCGCGCGGGCGAAACGACGTCGTCCTCTACACCCCCCTCTTCGGGACGAGTACGAAGACCTCCGCCAGCGGGCGCGAGATCGTGCTGCGCGGAGTGGAAGAGCCGCTTGAGCTCGGCAAGGTGTATGAGACCACCGTGACGGCGTCAACGTATGCTACGGGCGATCTCGCGTTGTGGCCGGAGCACGTCGCGCTTTCGGCGTCCGGCTCGACCGCGGGTCGCCTCGAGCAGATCAGAGTCGGGGACAAGGTCAAGTTGTGCGTCAATCTGGCTCCGGATCTTGAGGGCAAAGTGGTGGAAGCCGTGGGCGGCGGGCCGGTGCTGGTGCGGGACGGACGCATATCGATCGAACGGGAGCAGGAGAATTTCACGGCGAGCCATTCGGACCGGAGGCACCCGCGGACAGCTGCGGGGATCCGTCCCGATGGCAAGGTGGTGCTCGTCGCGGTGGACGGTCGCCAGGCGCGCAGCGTCGGAATGACGTTGTGGGAACTGGCGCAGCTCATGCTCGACCTGGGCTGTCGCGACGCGGTCAACCTCGACGGCGGCGGCTCGACGACGATGTGGGTGCGCGGCGAAGTCGTCAACTCTCCGTCCGGCGGAAGGCAGCGACCGGTCGGCAACGCCCTGCTCGTCATGAGTGCGGCGCCGCACGGGCCGCCAACCCGAATGCGCATCACGCCCGAGTCGGTCAGCGCGCTTCCGGGGTACCGCGTCACGGTTCACACGGAGGCGCAGGACGATTACTACAACCCGGTTGACATGCCTGCCATGGGGATGGGCTGGGCGTACGAGGGGCCGATCGGCACGGTTTCACCGAGAGGCGAATTCACCGCGGCTGAGGTCGCCGAGACGGCAACGGGAGCGATAAAGATCTTCTGCGGCGGGGTGACCGCGCGGATTCCGGTGACCGTTCACGCCCGGCCGGCGGCACTGAGAATCGCGCCGGAGGCCGCGACAGCGGCGCCCGGACAGCAGATTCGGTTCACAGTTGCACCGTTTGATGAGAGCGGCGCGCCCATTTCCTTTGATCCGAGCCAGGTGCGATGGCAAGCGGACACCGCGGCCGGTATGATGAGCGGTGACGGCGTGCTGACGGCCGGAACGGGCCCGGCGGGCACGGTCAACGCGACGCTGGCGGGCGTGACTGCGTCGGCGCGAGTTGTCTTTGCTACCGAGACGGTGCCGGTCGAGGGGTTCGAGGATGACGGCGCGTGCACGGCGTTCTCCTGGCCACGTGAAGTGCCGGTGTCGTGCGAGCGGGTAACCGAGCCGGTGCGCGAGGGAACCTACGCCGCACGTCTGACATACGACTTCACGACGACCGACGAGAGCCGCGCCGCGTACTTCGAGATCAAGCGCGACGTCGGGGACGCGCTGTTGCTGCACGCCTGGGTATACGGCGACGGTTTGGGCCACTGGCTGCGCGGCAAGGTAACCGACGCCAACGATCACAGTTTCAACCTCGACTTCGCCCCGCGGATTGACTGGATTGGGTGGCGCGAGGTGACCGCCCCCGTCCCTGCCGATGCGGAGCCGCCGATCCAATGGGACGCGATCTACGTCAGCGAGTTCCATCCGGAGCGTCAGGACACTGGGGCAGTCGTGTTCGATGCGCTTCGTGCGGAGCGGGCCGCTGCTCCGACACAGTAA